In Prochlorococcus marinus CUG1415, the sequence CCAAAGCAATTCCTTTCTTAAATATTTATTAGGTCCAAATTGAAATCTTAAAATTCTAACTCCAGGTTCTACAAATTCTTCTTCTTGAGAATATTCATCGTCTACTTTAGAATCGTTGATTAAACGAGTTACTAAATCTACTTGGTCAACTTCTGAAGTATTAGCCAAACTTTTAACTAACTCTAAAACATATTGTGTTTGCCCTCCCGTATCTGCATCCCTGCCTAATTCAAGATTTTTAGAGCGTATAAGACCATGTAAATGTAAATGTAAAAATTTAAGTCTCATTTAGCACATCCTCAGATCAACCGCTTTTAATACAAATAAGATGAATTCCCCAAGAAAATCTTAAGAAAGCATTATGATTTAAATTTTTTTTAAGTTCAAGAGTTTTTAAAAACCAGTTACTGCAGCTGTTTATACACCCTTGAGAAAGGATATCGCTTTTCTCAGATAATTAAAAATACAAAGAAATGCAACAAAGATTTGTTATTTGAGAACTTTTTTAAGATATTTTGCTGTATGGCTAGTGGGATGTTTAGCTACATCCTCAGGAATACCTTCTGCAATAATTTCGCCGCCTTTATCACCTCCATCGGGTCCTAAATCAATAATCCAATCCGAGCATCTAATTACATCTAAATTATGTTCAATAACAATTACAGTATTACCTTTATCTACCAAACGTTGTATCACATCCATTAATTTATGAACATCATAAAAACTTAAACCTGTAGTTGGTTCATCAATCAAATATAGAGTTTTTCCAGTAGCTCTTTTGGATAATTCTGTTGCCAACTTAACTCTTTGAGCCTCTCCGCCTGATAATGTAGGCGCTGGTTGACCTAATTTGACATATCCTAAGCCGACATCTACCAATGTAGATAATCTATCAGCAGCTTGAGGTATAGCAGAAAAAGTTTCTGCAGCTTGTTCAACAGTCATCTCTAAAACATCAGATATATTGAAACCTTTGTATTTAACTTGAAGAGTTTCTCTATTAAATCGAGCTCCTTTGCATACTTCACATTGAACATAAACATCAGGTAAAAAATTCATTTCGATAACATTGACTCCCTGGCCTTTACACGCTTCGCATCTACCTCCTTTCACATTAAAACTAAATTGGCCAGCTTGATAACCCCTTGCTTTTGCTTCCACTGTGGCAGTAAATATCTGCCTTATAGGATCAAAAGCACCTGTATAGGTGGCAGGGTTTGATCTTGGTGTTCTTCCTATTGGAGATTGATCAATAACGATAACCTTATCAATTGCCTTTATGCCTTTCAACTCTTTTACCCCTTGCGGAAAAGGAACTTTTAATCCTAGAGAATGACACAAAGCAGGGTGAAGCAATTCATTTATCAAGGTACTTTTCCCACTACCGCTAACACCAGTTACAGAAACCAATCTTCCCAGTGGAAATTCTACTGATATATTCTTTAAATTATTTTTTGAACAGTTATTTAAAATTAAACTTTTTTTAACAGATGATCTACGTTCTTTTGGGGTAGGAATCGATTTCCTACCACTAAGATAAGCACCAGTTAATGACCTATCTGATTTCACAACATCTTGATATGATCCCTTAGCAATTATTTCACCACCATAAACACCCGCTCCTGGACCAATATCTACTAGATAATCTGCGGATTTCATAGTATCTTCATCATGTTCAACAACAACTAAAGTGTTTCCAAGATCTCTTAGGCTTTTTAAAGTTTCTAATAATCTGTCATTATCTCTCTGATGTAAACCAATACTTGGTTCATCTAGTACATATAGAACACCAGTAAGACCTGCACCTATTTGCGTAGCCAATCTAATACGCTGTGCTTCTCCGCCAGACAAAGTCATGGCTGGCCTATCTAAAGTTAAATAATCTAAACCTACATTAATTAAAAACTTCAAACGTAAACGAATCTCTTTTAAAACCAATTCACCTATCTGCTTTTGTTTTTGTGATAAAGATATATTTTCCTTCTTGGTCTTACCTAATCCCATTATGAGCTCTATCTTAGTTAGAGTGTCAGAAACACTTATAGAAGTTAAGTCAGTAATATTATATGGACCAAGTTTAACGGCCAAAGCCTCAGGCCTTAATCTTTTTCCAGAGCATGTCTTGCAGGGAACCAATTCTAAATACTTTTCTAATTTTTGTTTTACTGATTCTCCATTGGCTTCATTCAATTGCCTTTCTAATATTGGCAAAATTCCCTCAAAAGGTCTTTCAAAACCACTTGAAGTTTTAAAGCGACTATCAGCTTGAATTAATATTGGTTTATCTGATCCCAAAAGTAAAACTTTTTTTTGCAAATCACTTAAATCTTTCCAAGGAGTTTTTAATTCAAAACCATAAGCTTGTCCTACAGAATAAAGTAAAGAGAAGTAATAAGTATTATCTTTTTCACTCCAAGGAGCTATTGCAGCATAAACAGGCAATGTTTTATCAGGTATAACTCTATCAGCAGTAAATTTTTTTAAATAACCAATCCCATGACAATCTGGACACGCCCCATATGGGCTATTAAAAGAAAATAATCTAGGAGAAAGTTCTTCAACAATAGAGCCATGCACAGGACATGCATAATTTTCTGAGTAAAGTTTTTCTCTCTCTAAGTTAGAAGGTAAGTTTTCTCCTTTTTTTGGAACAACTTCTACTATTGCTAGGCCATCACCTCTTTTAAGACAAGTTTGTAGAGAATCATTTAATCTTTCTTGTATTCCATCTCTTGCAATTAATCTATCAACTACTACCTCAATATTATGAATTTGATTTTTATCTAATTCAATGCTATCAGCAAGTTCTCTTACCTCTCCGTTGATTCTTACTCTAGCAAATCCTTCAGCAGCTAGTCCACTTATTAATTTTGTATGTGTTCCTTTTTTACCTCTTACAACAGGAGCCAACAATTGATACCTTGTTCCTTCTGGCAAGAGAAGAATTTGATCAACCATTTCATCAATTGTTTGCGGCGCAATTGGAATCCCACAGTGGTGACAATGCGGCTCGCCAGCACGACCAAACAATAATCTTAAATAATCTTGTATCTCTGTTACTGTTCCAACTGTTGATCGAGGATTATGACTTGTAGATTTTTGATCAATTGAAATAGCAGGAGATAAACCTTCAATATTGTCAACATCTGGTTTATCTACTTGACCCAAAAACTGCCTTGCGTATGCCGAAAGACTTTCAACATATCTTCTTTGACCTTCAGCAAAAATCGTATCGAAGGCTAAAGAACTTTTACCACTTCCACTCACACCAGTAAAAACTATAAATTTATTCCTAGGTAGAGAAAGGTCTATATTTTTTAAATTATGCTGACGAGCTCCCCTAATAATAATTGCATTATCTTCTTCAAAGCTATTATCAATTTTTGTAGCCATGTTTAAATCTAATGAATGATTTAAAAAATACAATTATAGTAGAATTTTTTCTAATTTATGCAGCTGCCCTGACAAGAAGTTTAGAAGCGTAATCATTTGCTTCGCCAAAACCTCCTCCAATCAGTTCTATTAATTCAT encodes:
- the uvrA gene encoding excinuclease ABC subunit UvrA, which encodes MATKIDNSFEEDNAIIIRGARQHNLKNIDLSLPRNKFIVFTGVSGSGKSSLAFDTIFAEGQRRYVESLSAYARQFLGQVDKPDVDNIEGLSPAISIDQKSTSHNPRSTVGTVTEIQDYLRLLFGRAGEPHCHHCGIPIAPQTIDEMVDQILLLPEGTRYQLLAPVVRGKKGTHTKLISGLAAEGFARVRINGEVRELADSIELDKNQIHNIEVVVDRLIARDGIQERLNDSLQTCLKRGDGLAIVEVVPKKGENLPSNLEREKLYSENYACPVHGSIVEELSPRLFSFNSPYGACPDCHGIGYLKKFTADRVIPDKTLPVYAAIAPWSEKDNTYYFSLLYSVGQAYGFELKTPWKDLSDLQKKVLLLGSDKPILIQADSRFKTSSGFERPFEGILPILERQLNEANGESVKQKLEKYLELVPCKTCSGKRLRPEALAVKLGPYNITDLTSISVSDTLTKIELIMGLGKTKKENISLSQKQKQIGELVLKEIRLRLKFLINVGLDYLTLDRPAMTLSGGEAQRIRLATQIGAGLTGVLYVLDEPSIGLHQRDNDRLLETLKSLRDLGNTLVVVEHDEDTMKSADYLVDIGPGAGVYGGEIIAKGSYQDVVKSDRSLTGAYLSGRKSIPTPKERRSSVKKSLILNNCSKNNLKNISVEFPLGRLVSVTGVSGSGKSTLINELLHPALCHSLGLKVPFPQGVKELKGIKAIDKVIVIDQSPIGRTPRSNPATYTGAFDPIRQIFTATVEAKARGYQAGQFSFNVKGGRCEACKGQGVNVIEMNFLPDVYVQCEVCKGARFNRETLQVKYKGFNISDVLEMTVEQAAETFSAIPQAADRLSTLVDVGLGYVKLGQPAPTLSGGEAQRVKLATELSKRATGKTLYLIDEPTTGLSFYDVHKLMDVIQRLVDKGNTVIVIEHNLDVIRCSDWIIDLGPDGGDKGGEIIAEGIPEDVAKHPTSHTAKYLKKVLK